A stretch of Mucilaginibacter terrae DNA encodes these proteins:
- a CDS encoding TonB-dependent receptor domain-containing protein gives MKWILTPLMAMLCTAALAQNTGKITGKVIDANTKTAIDYATISINPEGSIKPSGGTITDDKGSFVVDKLADGRYSVVINFIGYQDYTAGPFNIKQNTVNIGTISLQPLSKELSAVTVTAKTPMVENRIDKMVYNAANDITSQGGVALDVLKKVPQVSVDIDGNVELQGNTSVRFLINSKPSSVFGSSLPDVLASLPASQIKSIEVITSPGAKYDARGLGGIINIILKDNKVRGINGAVNLSAGTRMENGSANLNVRTGNFGVSAFFSGNAQVNTRTLNLNDHTSVNEQGNSTRLIQDGYSNFRRGGYESGINFDWSLSKRDNVSGSFGYDNFSNRNQGFTAQQQQTTGLANVLSQRNSFSKFNAGTYDWSLDYKHNFKTDGQELEVLYTSSFGNNNSAYNQSQVYNGQNNPFSASASNNPGTDKETNVSIDYTHPLSKDVILETGAKTVLQYINSTADVTAYNPKTGVYAFDPNQSYHLNYDRKIYAGYVSLGFTAFNFFDIKAGGRLEHTDTHVDFPGTVIPSYNTWVPTAVISHKLSDASSIKISYTKRVERAEYRELNPFVNLSDPYNISTGNPLLKPEIGNVFELGYNKSFQAGGNLYIALFSRHNSNDVKTYTSFYSEYRVGDSVYHNVSVTNRQNIGTEQNTGISISGSIPFGKKVNLRTNTTVTDKYIVNKVYGGPTVNAIVVRTNLNLTYQFSDTFVAEAFGNYNSPMKNIQGRTPKFITYNLAIRKQFMSKKVSVGFVTTNPFAKYVNQVTTITQAATTSGQQYTSYSLRRIPYQSFGISLSWRFGKLEFKKQKEQDTSVKQIDN, from the coding sequence ATGAAATGGATACTTACACCGCTGATGGCCATGTTGTGCACGGCCGCCTTAGCACAAAATACTGGAAAGATTACCGGTAAGGTAATTGATGCCAATACCAAAACGGCTATTGATTATGCAACCATCAGCATAAACCCCGAAGGTAGCATCAAGCCTTCGGGTGGAACAATTACCGATGATAAAGGAAGTTTTGTGGTTGATAAACTGGCCGACGGTAGGTATAGTGTTGTTATTAACTTTATTGGTTACCAGGACTATACAGCCGGGCCGTTTAATATTAAACAAAACACGGTAAACATCGGTACCATATCTCTGCAACCTTTAAGTAAGGAATTAAGCGCGGTAACAGTAACAGCCAAAACGCCCATGGTTGAAAACCGCATTGATAAAATGGTTTACAATGCCGCTAATGACATAACATCGCAAGGTGGTGTTGCGTTGGATGTACTTAAAAAAGTTCCGCAGGTTAGTGTAGATATTGATGGTAATGTAGAATTGCAGGGTAACACCAGTGTAAGGTTTTTGATTAATAGTAAGCCCTCTTCTGTATTTGGTAGTAGCCTGCCCGATGTGCTGGCATCATTGCCGGCCAGCCAGATTAAAAGCATTGAGGTGATTACCAGTCCGGGGGCTAAGTATGATGCCCGTGGCTTAGGCGGTATAATTAATATTATACTCAAAGACAATAAAGTTCGTGGTATAAATGGAGCTGTAAATCTATCGGCCGGCACCAGGATGGAAAATGGCTCGGCCAATTTAAATGTACGTACCGGTAACTTTGGCGTATCGGCTTTTTTTAGCGGCAATGCGCAGGTAAATACCCGTACGCTTAACCTTAACGACCACACCTCGGTTAATGAACAGGGCAATAGCACGCGCTTAATACAGGATGGCTACAGCAACTTCAGAAGGGGAGGGTACGAGTCGGGCATAAATTTCGACTGGTCATTGTCAAAGAGGGATAATGTTAGTGGTTCTTTTGGGTACGATAATTTTAGTAACCGTAACCAGGGCTTTACTGCGCAGCAGCAACAAACAACAGGTTTGGCCAATGTTTTGAGCCAGCGCAACTCGTTTAGTAAATTCAACGCCGGCACTTATGATTGGAGCCTCGATTATAAACACAACTTTAAAACCGACGGGCAGGAACTCGAAGTATTGTATACTTCAAGCTTTGGCAATAACAACTCGGCTTACAATCAAAGCCAGGTTTACAATGGTCAAAACAACCCGTTCTCGGCCTCAGCCAGCAATAATCCCGGTACTGATAAAGAGACTAATGTTTCCATAGATTACACTCACCCGTTGTCCAAGGATGTGATATTAGAAACCGGGGCCAAAACTGTTTTGCAATACATTAATAGTACTGCCGATGTAACTGCCTACAATCCTAAAACGGGTGTTTATGCTTTCGACCCTAATCAATCATATCATCTTAATTATGACCGTAAAATATATGCCGGTTACGTTTCATTGGGATTTACAGCGTTCAATTTCTTTGATATTAAAGCAGGTGGCCGACTTGAGCATACCGATACCCATGTTGATTTCCCCGGAACGGTAATCCCGTCATACAATACCTGGGTGCCTACGGCGGTAATATCGCATAAACTGAGTGATGCCTCGTCCATTAAAATAAGTTACACCAAGCGCGTCGAGCGTGCAGAATACCGGGAATTAAATCCCTTCGTTAACCTGAGCGATCCTTATAATATAAGCACAGGTAACCCGCTGCTTAAGCCCGAAATTGGTAACGTGTTCGAACTGGGTTATAATAAATCATTCCAGGCAGGTGGTAACCTATACATCGCTCTTTTCTCGCGCCACAACAGTAATGATGTAAAAACCTATACTAGTTTTTACAGTGAGTACCGTGTGGGCGATTCTGTTTACCATAACGTATCGGTAACTAACCGGCAAAATATAGGCACTGAGCAAAACACCGGTATCAGTATTTCGGGGTCAATACCGTTTGGTAAAAAGGTAAACCTGCGTACCAATACCACCGTTACCGATAAATATATTGTTAACAAGGTTTATGGTGGCCCCACGGTAAATGCGATAGTAGTACGCACTAATCTTAACCTTACTTATCAGTTTTCAGATACGTTTGTGGCCGAGGCTTTTGGTAATTACAATTCGCCCATGAAGAATATACAGGGGCGTACACCAAAGTTTATAACTTACAATTTAGCTATCCGCAAGCAGTTTATGAGTAAGAAGGTAAGTGTGGGCTTTGTTACCACTAACCCATTTGCCAAATATGTTAACCAGGTAACCACCATTACCCAAGCTGCCACAACCAGCGGGCAACAATACACCAGTTATAGTCTGCGCCGCATCCCGTACCAGTCGTTTGGCATAAGCTTATCGTGGCGGTTTGGCAAGCTCGAATTTAAGAAACAAAAAGAGCAGGACACCTCTGTAAAACAGATAGATAACTAA
- a CDS encoding RagB/SusD family nutrient uptake outer membrane protein: protein MKTSYIKNIFLIATVLVTASCKKYLEEIPNNALPTEAAITDLGTARAAIIGAYDRVQGYYASSYPTLGTITTDNVVFNGTLSEYLQLDQNAVPTDNVITVSAYQNIYRAINSANSVLFYVPNVTDPLLTVAEKNKILGEAYFIRALSYFDLARGWGGVQLQLKPTTDLSVLKGIKRSTLDQTYDQVLADLIQAEQLLPEDASTRNRAQKSAARALRARLHLYRKQWADAETYATQVISNTKYSLVKPYKSFFTAPFQTAESVLELAYSVNDRNTYWNLWYPSSAGGQYTLKPSDALVAKLNNPLIGGTRSTLIAGTGASVYGVLYNTTATGTDPSYLIRIAELYLIRAEARAQQNKLLDAAADLNLVRARADVGITTAATQPTLLQAIEDENGVEFAFEAHRWFDLVRTERAGAVLGVTNRNYWLFPIPYSDILSDPDVTQNPGY from the coding sequence ATGAAAACCTCATACATTAAAAATATATTCCTGATTGCTACTGTGCTGGTTACGGCATCGTGCAAAAAGTACCTGGAAGAAATACCCAACAACGCCCTGCCAACCGAAGCAGCTATTACTGATTTAGGCACCGCACGGGCAGCCATTATTGGTGCTTACGACCGTGTGCAAGGCTACTACGCCTCCAGCTACCCCACATTGGGCACCATTACTACTGATAATGTGGTGTTTAACGGCACCCTGAGCGAGTACCTGCAATTAGACCAAAATGCCGTGCCAACCGATAACGTAATTACGGTATCGGCCTACCAAAATATTTACCGCGCCATTAACTCGGCCAACAGTGTACTGTTTTATGTGCCTAATGTTACCGACCCATTACTTACAGTGGCCGAAAAAAACAAGATACTCGGAGAGGCCTATTTCATCAGGGCGCTTAGCTATTTTGATTTGGCCCGTGGCTGGGGTGGGGTACAGCTGCAACTAAAACCCACAACCGATTTAAGCGTATTAAAAGGCATCAAACGCAGTACCCTCGACCAGACTTATGATCAGGTACTGGCCGACCTGATACAAGCAGAACAATTACTGCCCGAAGATGCCAGCACCCGCAACCGTGCACAAAAAAGTGCTGCCCGTGCTTTACGTGCAAGGCTACACCTGTATCGTAAACAATGGGCTGATGCCGAAACGTACGCCACACAGGTAATTAGCAACACCAAATACTCGCTGGTTAAACCTTATAAAAGCTTTTTTACGGCACCTTTCCAAACAGCCGAATCGGTGTTGGAGCTGGCCTACTCGGTTAACGACCGCAATACGTACTGGAACCTGTGGTACCCAAGTTCGGCAGGTGGTCAGTACACGCTCAAGCCCTCTGATGCTTTGGTGGCTAAGCTGAATAACCCGTTAATTGGAGGTACACGCAGTACACTAATTGCCGGCACAGGAGCTTCGGTTTACGGTGTGCTATATAATACCACCGCAACCGGCACCGATCCATCATATCTCATTCGTATTGCCGAGTTGTACCTTATACGTGCCGAAGCCCGCGCCCAGCAAAACAAATTGCTTGATGCCGCTGCCGATTTAAACCTCGTACGCGCAAGGGCCGATGTGGGTATAACCACAGCAGCTACACAACCGACGCTTTTACAAGCCATTGAAGATGAAAACGGCGTAGAGTTTGCCTTTGAGGCACACCGCTGGTTTGATTTGGTACGTACCGAAAGGGCAGGGGCCGTATTAGGCGTAACTAACCGTAATTACTGGCTGTTCCCTATCCCGTATTCTGATATTTTATCAGACCCAGATGTAACACAAAACCCAGGCTATTAA
- a CDS encoding SusC/RagA family TonB-linked outer membrane protein, producing the protein MPIFNADGTYARYGSFDNHVALIENLDNDAVGWRTIGNIYGEYTIIPGLKLRSSWSIDNGSEYENNYSNTLISAGISSLGSAASYENKNIVLTNEQVLNYIKTFGPNGKHNINALIGNTINTVLTQNTSATGTGFAANSLKSVAVAATRSGSSSRAESKLLSFFSKVSYTYDNKYTIDGSIRADGSSKFGVNKQWGYFPSGGFAWRAGQESFIKNLNVFDELKLRASIGLSGNQNGIGSYAAQGLWSSGANYLEQPGTAPSQLANPDLTWETTRQIDFGAEFGFLKNRLNIVVDYYNKYTYDLLLNVPVPYRSGFASYLQNFGAVRNKGVDLAINSTNVQTASFKWTTNFNISFNANKIEKLASDIALGASGRNISILRQGYAVNSFQLYKQLYVDSQTGNAVYEDVNKDGQITSADRQIVGNALPKFSGGFNNNLVYKNFDLGFSFIFQQGNKIMNMNDFFMVHGNLQANIGFLPRQLERWQKPGDQTDIPRLTADSRNPAQNGGNANNYGGNVANLSSRYLEDGSFIRLKTLTLGYNLPAAFLQKVKLNKIRLYAQATNLLTFTKYGGLDPEVSSQSSNQNTAGYDWATVPQPKTFQIGANVTF; encoded by the coding sequence CTGCCTATTTTTAATGCCGATGGCACTTATGCCCGTTACGGCAGCTTTGATAACCACGTTGCGCTTATCGAAAATTTAGATAACGATGCTGTGGGATGGCGCACCATAGGCAACATTTATGGCGAATACACCATTATACCGGGCCTTAAACTGCGCAGCAGCTGGAGTATTGATAACGGCAGTGAGTATGAAAATAACTACTCTAACACGCTCATCAGCGCGGGTATATCATCATTAGGCTCGGCGGCATCGTACGAAAACAAGAACATTGTACTTACCAACGAGCAGGTGTTAAACTACATTAAAACCTTTGGGCCAAATGGTAAACACAACATCAATGCCTTAATTGGTAACACCATTAATACGGTACTTACACAAAACACCTCTGCAACCGGGACGGGCTTTGCTGCCAACAGCTTAAAATCAGTAGCTGTTGCAGCTACCCGGTCGGGCTCATCATCAAGGGCCGAGTCAAAGCTGCTTTCGTTCTTTAGTAAGGTAAGCTACACGTATGATAATAAATACACCATTGATGGTAGCATACGTGCCGATGGCTCATCAAAGTTTGGAGTAAACAAGCAGTGGGGCTATTTCCCTTCGGGAGGTTTTGCATGGCGCGCCGGTCAGGAAAGTTTTATTAAAAACCTGAACGTGTTTGACGAGTTGAAACTGCGTGCCAGCATAGGTTTATCGGGTAACCAAAATGGTATAGGTTCTTATGCTGCTCAGGGGCTGTGGTCATCGGGTGCTAACTATCTGGAGCAACCGGGTACTGCACCATCGCAACTGGCCAACCCCGATTTAACCTGGGAAACCACCCGCCAAATTGATTTTGGTGCCGAATTTGGTTTCCTGAAAAACAGGCTGAACATTGTAGTTGATTATTACAACAAGTACACCTACGATTTATTGCTGAATGTTCCTGTACCTTATCGCTCGGGTTTTGCTTCTTACCTGCAAAACTTTGGTGCCGTGCGCAATAAAGGTGTCGATCTGGCAATTAACTCTACCAACGTGCAAACAGCCAGTTTTAAATGGACCACGAACTTTAATATATCCTTTAATGCCAATAAAATCGAAAAATTGGCATCTGATATAGCTTTAGGAGCATCAGGGCGCAATATTTCCATATTACGCCAGGGCTACGCGGTTAACTCGTTCCAACTGTACAAGCAACTTTATGTTGATTCGCAAACGGGTAATGCGGTTTATGAGGATGTAAACAAAGACGGCCAAATTACCTCGGCCGACCGCCAGATCGTGGGCAATGCACTACCTAAGTTTTCGGGCGGGTTTAATAACAACCTGGTTTATAAAAATTTCGACCTTGGCTTTTCCTTCATATTTCAGCAAGGCAATAAGATCATGAACATGAACGATTTTTTCATGGTGCATGGCAATCTTCAGGCTAATATCGGCTTCCTGCCGCGCCAGCTGGAGCGCTGGCAAAAACCGGGCGATCAAACCGACATTCCACGCTTAACGGCTGATAGCCGTAACCCGGCACAAAACGGCGGAAACGCGAATAATTATGGGGGTAACGTAGCCAATTTGAGCTCACGCTATTTAGAGGATGGTTCATTCATCAGGCTTAAAACCTTAACGTTGGGTTACAACCTGCCTGCGGCATTTTTGCAAAAAGTTAAGTTGAATAAAATACGCTTGTATGCACAGGCTACCAACCTGCTCACCTTTACCAAGTATGGCGGCCTCGACCCTGAGGTTAGCTCACAAAGCAGCAACCAAAACACCGCAGGGTATGATTGGGCTACAGTGCCGCAACCAAAAACCTTTCAGATTGGTGCCAACGTAACATTCTAA
- a CDS encoding response regulator transcription factor, producing the protein MKLLVIEDEAGLRESIEAYFTEEGSVCETASDYNSAIAKVNLYRYDCIILDITLPNGSGLDILKYLKVEQHTDGILIISAKNSLDDRLNGLDLGADDYLTKPFHLSELRARVAAIVRRKSFGGNNRLKFNEIDIDLNAREVNVNLSPIKLTPKEYALLLYFLANKGKVVSKNAIAEHLWGDSIDIADNFDFIYSHIKNLRKKIIEAGGNDYIQAAYGMGYKFIGA; encoded by the coding sequence GTGAAATTATTGGTTATAGAAGACGAGGCCGGGTTAAGGGAAAGTATTGAGGCGTATTTTACCGAAGAAGGAAGTGTTTGCGAAACAGCTTCTGATTATAACTCGGCTATTGCCAAAGTTAACCTCTACCGTTACGATTGCATAATACTGGATATTACCCTGCCCAACGGGAGCGGATTAGACATTCTGAAATACCTAAAGGTTGAACAGCACACCGATGGTATACTCATCATATCAGCTAAAAACTCACTCGACGACCGCCTGAATGGCCTTGATTTAGGCGCCGACGATTACCTTACCAAACCATTTCACTTGTCGGAATTACGTGCCCGTGTAGCTGCTATTGTACGACGAAAATCTTTTGGGGGTAACAACCGCCTAAAATTTAATGAAATAGATATTGATCTTAATGCGCGCGAAGTAAACGTAAACCTCTCCCCTATTAAGCTTACCCCAAAAGAATATGCTTTGCTGCTTTACTTTTTAGCTAACAAGGGCAAAGTAGTATCAAAAAATGCCATTGCCGAGCATTTATGGGGCGATAGTATTGATATTGCCGATAACTTCGACTTTATATACTCGCACATTAAAAACCTAAGAAAAAAGATAATTGAAGCTGGCGGAAATGATTATATTCAGGCTGCTTATGGTATGGGCTACAAGTTTATTGGCGCATGA
- a CDS encoding TonB-dependent receptor plug domain-containing protein, whose product MKHLYLRGVLLLLCAFFAQLSFAQTGSQPTIKSKLTGVVVDADTKLPVAGASVKIKGTTHAVATDNDGKFSFVTGQSFPYTLIVSFIGYVQQETRVDGSPVEIRLKESIGQLSDVVITGYTTQERKYVASSITSVKGDAIKDQPVAAFNQLLQGKASGVQVSASNGVPGGGITFRIRGNNSINASVDPLYIIDGVFVSNNDPIQTGLGNQQGSNPLADINPNDIEDIQILKDANATAIYGSLGANGVVIVTTKRGKRNTSARVSFNTYQGWATAINKFKVATGPETALLTNESRLNTVRDNPALPAPTLIANPESQPTYDRFADLFRTARTQNYELATQGGTERSTYYIGLGYLNQESVVRPSGYNRYTARINYDNYLTDKLKVGTSINFARSYRNVSGSDNNPTGVINSALFPPLLPAYF is encoded by the coding sequence ATGAAACACCTTTACTTAAGGGGTGTGCTGCTACTGCTTTGCGCTTTTTTTGCGCAGCTTAGCTTTGCGCAAACCGGTAGCCAACCTACCATTAAATCAAAATTAACCGGCGTTGTTGTTGATGCCGATACCAAACTGCCCGTTGCAGGTGCCAGTGTTAAAATTAAAGGCACCACACATGCCGTAGCAACCGATAACGACGGCAAATTCAGCTTTGTTACCGGTCAAAGCTTTCCGTACACACTTATTGTAAGCTTTATAGGCTATGTTCAGCAGGAAACCAGGGTAGATGGCAGCCCTGTTGAAATACGCCTTAAAGAAAGCATTGGGCAGTTAAGCGATGTAGTAATAACCGGCTACACCACGCAAGAGCGTAAATATGTAGCCAGCTCTATAACAAGCGTAAAGGGAGATGCCATAAAAGACCAGCCTGTGGCTGCTTTTAACCAATTGTTGCAAGGTAAGGCAAGTGGTGTACAAGTTTCGGCCAGTAATGGTGTACCCGGTGGTGGCATTACTTTTCGTATACGGGGCAATAACTCCATTAACGCTTCTGTCGATCCGCTGTACATCATCGATGGGGTTTTTGTGAGCAATAACGACCCTATACAAACCGGTTTGGGCAACCAGCAAGGCTCAAACCCGCTGGCCGATATTAACCCCAATGATATTGAAGACATCCAGATATTAAAAGATGCCAACGCCACGGCGATTTATGGCTCGTTGGGGGCAAACGGCGTGGTAATTGTTACCACTAAACGAGGTAAACGCAATACCTCGGCCCGCGTTAGCTTTAATACCTACCAGGGTTGGGCAACCGCTATTAATAAATTTAAGGTAGCCACCGGCCCCGAAACTGCGTTGTTAACTAACGAGTCGCGCCTCAATACGGTGAGAGATAACCCGGCCTTACCTGCGCCAACGTTAATAGCCAACCCCGAAAGTCAGCCCACGTATGATCGCTTTGCCGATCTGTTCCGCACGGCACGTACCCAAAATTATGAGCTGGCAACCCAAGGCGGTACCGAGCGCAGCACCTATTATATTGGCTTGGGCTATTTAAATCAGGAATCGGTGGTACGACCATCAGGATATAACCGTTATACGGCAAGGATTAACTATGATAATTACCTTACCGACAAATTAAAGGTAGGTACCAGTATCAACTTTGCCCGTTCTTACCGTAATGTAAGCGGAAGCGATAACAACCCAACCGGGGTAATTAACTCGGCCTTATTCCCGCCGCTCTTACCTGCCTATTTTTAA